The genomic window CGGCACCTGCCGAGGCTCTGGTGGATGATCGAACATCCACATAATACCTAAAGAACAGAGACTGAAGAGAAACTCATTCGCCGCCCGTCGTTGCCATGCTGTTGGTGATTGGGGCCGTCTTTGCGGACGCCATGCCGCTGTTCGCAAAGAGACGTCGGGCACCAGCAAAATGCTTCGACCAGTACGTGCTCTCCAGCGATCCGACTGTCACACCACGCGAACATGCAGCATTCGCGAAGAGCCCTTCGCCAATATAGATGCCTACGTGCGTGATAGGTGCATAGCCGGCTGTATGGAAAAATACCAGATCGCCGAACTGCAACCCCTCGCGGGAGACTGGCTCGCCTAACTGCCATTGCATATAGGCCGTGCGAGGGAGCTCGACGCCAAATGCACGATTGAATACTTCACGGGTAAACGCCGAGCAGTCGATCCCGGTCCGGTCGCCACCGCCAAAGACGTAGCGGGTGCCGATCCAGTCGATAATCTCAGCCATGATATCCGAACGCTGGGCCGCATGGCTGGGATCGGTCTCATCGTAAAGTGTGAAGTCCTGCGAACGCTGCCGGACCAAGTCCGGATTGAAAGATGTATCTCCAATGGCACCGGGCCGGGCCTTGAAAAATTGCTCGATCGAAACCGAGACATCATCTTCGGCCTGTTCTTCGCGAGCGGCCTGTGCTATTTCGGATTGGATTTCAGCTGATGAGATGGCAGTTGTGTCATCGACTGAAGCCTTGGAAAGGTCCCGGATCTTCTGGACAATTTCCTCTTTTTCTTCAGTGGAGAGCGCCTTTTGGGCTACGAGCGGATGATGCTTCCGCTGGGAGAGCCTCGCATAACGATGGCCATGACGGCGAGCATTGTGCGCGATTTTCCCATGTTTCCCATGCGAGTGATTACCTCGCGGACGCCCGGCTTTATGCTTTCGGGCTGTGGCATCTGTGCTACTTGCTGACATGATCGCAATTGCGAGCAATGCC from Bacteroidota bacterium includes these protein-coding regions:
- a CDS encoding C40 family peptidase; the protein is MTPKIIRRWVSLLPLALLAIAIMSASSTDATARKHKAGRPRGNHSHGKHGKIAHNARRHGHRYARLSQRKHHPLVAQKALSTEEKEEIVQKIRDLSKASVDDTTAISSAEIQSEIAQAAREEQAEDDVSVSIEQFFKARPGAIGDTSFNPDLVRQRSQDFTLYDETDPSHAAQRSDIMAEIIDWIGTRYVFGGGDRTGIDCSAFTREVFNRAFGVELPRTAYMQWQLGEPVSREGLQFGDLVFFHTAGYAPITHVGIYIGEGLFANAACSRGVTVGSLESTYWSKHFAGARRLFANSGMASAKTAPITNSMATTGGE